From the genome of Carassius auratus strain Wakin chromosome 26, ASM336829v1, whole genome shotgun sequence, one region includes:
- the LOC113044153 gene encoding phosphatidylinositol 4-kinase type 2-beta-like, translated as MMAECDPTDGEPEKRDGDLTLTPETNFLSSEVPAVLFEKTRPAPSLGLSLNPGAAVRISNSTESVLTELEADGSGEDTLLLPGPAGNLSPRAGREKRTRRNRQSSSSENLASPGNSSGEFNHFPEDPEFAEIIQRAEQAIENGVFPERISQGSSGSYFVKDPKGKIIGVFKPKSEEPYGHLNPKWTKYFHKVCCPCCFGRGCLIPNQGYLSEAAASLVDQKLGLGIVPKTKVVNLASETFHYSAIDRAKSRGKKYALEKVPKVGRRFHRVGLPPKVGSFQLFVEGYHEADYWLRKFEAEPLPENMRKQLQSQFERLVVLDYVIRNTDRGNDNWLIKYEKLGDGEQTEKESEWTDPKDSAIQIAAIDNGLAFPFKHPDEWRAYPFHWAWLPQAKVAFSQETRDLVLSRISDMNFVQDLCEDLYEMFKTDKGFDKTMFEKQMSVMRGQILNLTQALKDGKSPIQLVQMPRVVVERSRGGGQGRVVQLGNAFTQTFHCKRPFFTSW; from the exons ATGATGGCAGAATGCGATCCCACCGACGGCGAGCCGGAGAAACGCGACGGAGATTTAACATTAACACCGGAGACGAACTTTCTCTCGTCGGAGGTGCCAGCGGTGTTATTTGAGAAGACCCGGCCGGCGCCGTCTCTAGGACTCTCGCTGAACCCCGGGGCAGCGGTCCGGATCTCGAACTCGACGGAAAGCGTGCTGACGGAGCTGGAAGCGGACGGGTCCGGGGAAGATACTCTACTGTTACCGGGACCTGCCGGAAATCTCTCACCTCGGGCTGGAAGAGAGAAAAGGACGCGGAGAAACAGACAAAGCTCATCATCTGAAAATCTGGCATCCCCAG GTAATAGCAGTGGAGAATTCAACCATTTCCCAGAAGACCCAGAGTTTGCCGAAATTATCCAGAGGGCTGAGCAGGCAATAGAAAACGGCGTCTTTCCCGAACGCATCTCACAAGGATCCAGTGGAAGCTACTTTGTCAAGGATCCCAAAGGG AAAATCATTGGGGTATTTAAACCAAAATCAGAGGAGCCTTACGGTCATTTAAACCCTAAATGGACCAAATATTTTCATAAAGTCTGCTGCCCGTGCTGTTTTGGCCGTGGTTGCCTCATTCCTAACCAGGGCTACCTCTCTGAGGCAGCTGCCTCGCTCGTTGACCAAAAACTGGGCTTGGGGATTGTACCCAAAACTAAG GTTGTGAATTTGGCCAGCGAGACTTTTCACTACAGCGCAATTGACCGTGCCAAATCTCGTGGTAAGAAATATGCACTGGAGAAAGTCCCCAAAGTTGGACGACGGTTTCACAGAGTTGGTCTTCCTCCAAAG GTGGGCTCATTTCAGTTGTTTGTGGAGGGCTATCATGAAGCAGACTACTGGCTGAGGAAGTTCGAGGCAGAACCTCTTCCAGAGAACATGAGGAAGCAGCTTCAGTCTCAGTTTGAGAGGCTGGTGGTGCTGGATTATGTCATCAGAAACACAG ACAGAGGGAATGATAACTGGTTGATCAAGTATGAGAAGCTGGGCGATGGAGAGCAGACAGAGAAG GAATCTGAATGGACTGACCCAAAAGACTCGGCCATACAGATTGCAGCTATAGATAATGGTTTGGCCTTCCCTTTTAAACACCCCGATGAGTGGAGAGCAT ATCCGTTCCACTGGGCATGGTTGCCTCAGGCCAAAGTGGCGTTTTCGCAGGAAACGAGAGACCTTGTGCTTTCACGCATTTCTGACATGAACTTTGTACAGGACCTCTGTGAGGACCTTTATGAGATGTTCAAG ACGGATAAAGGGTTTGACAAAACCATGTTTGAGAAGCAGATGTCCGTTATGAGAGGACAG ATCTTAAACCTGACTCAGGCTTTGAAAGACGGGAAGAGCCCCATACAGTTAGTGCAGATGCCTCGTGTGGTGGTGGAGAGGAGCCGTGGAGGAGGCCAGGGTCGTGTGGTCCAACTGGGCAATGCATTTACCCAGACCTTTCACTGCAAGAGACCCTTTTTCACATCCTGGTAA